The following are from one region of the Anomaloglossus baeobatrachus isolate aAnoBae1 chromosome 1, aAnoBae1.hap1, whole genome shotgun sequence genome:
- the LOC142298494 gene encoding catechol O-methyltransferase-like, translating into MEEDLKEQRMLSFVLENSERGNPQSVVDTIDKYCRDVEWAMNVGDEKGLIVDEVVKERDPSVILELGTYCGYSATRIARLLRPEARVFTIELDPVHAAVAKQMVDFAGLQDQVKVLEGATGTVIPQLKEKYNVDTVDFVFLDHAKEQYTPDTKLLEECHLLKEGSILLADNVVYPGIPDFLEYVRTCGRYDCTNYPSHVQYMNMDDALEKAVFKGYL; encoded by the exons ATGGAAGAAGACTTGAAGGAGCAGAGGATGTTGAGCTTTGTCCTGGAGAATTCAGAGCGTGGAAATCCCCAGAGTGTAGTGGATACCATAGATAAATACTGCAGAGATGTAGAATGGGCCATGAATGTCGGAGATGAAAAAG GCTTGATTGTTGATGAAGTAGTGAAAGAGAGAGACCCTTCTGTAATACTAGAGCTGGGCACATATTGTGGATATTCTGCTACCCGGATAGCTCGCTTGCTGCGGCCTGAAGCGCGTGTCTTTACCATAGAGCTGGACCCAGTTCATGCAGCTGTAGCAAAGCAGATGGTTGACTTTGCTGGATTACAGGATCAG GTGAAGGTTCTTGAAGGTGCCACAGGAACGGTCATCCCCCAACTAAAGGAGAAATATAATGTGGATACTGTGGACTTCGTGTTTCTAGATCATGCAAAGGAGCAATACACCCCTGACACTAAATTGCTGGAG GAATGTCACCTGCTGAAAGAAGGCTCCATATTGCTGGCAGATAATGTGGTCTACCCTGGAATTCCAGACTTTCTGGAGTACGTTAGAACTTGTGGCCGGTATGACTGCACCAACTACCCCTCTCATGTACAATACATGAATATGGACGATGCACTGGAGAAGGCTGTATTTAAAGGCTACTTGTGA